Below is a window of Janthinobacterium lividum DNA.
GCGCGAACAGATATCACCCGAAGCCAAGCCCGCCATCGGCCCGCGCGGCGGCGGCCATGATACAAACAGGGCAAGTGGTGTTCCTCGATGGAGGTACAACCGCCGTGCAACTGGCGCGCCAGTTGCCACAGGAATTGCGCGCCACCATCGTCACGCACAGTCCTTCGATTGCCGTCGAACTGGTCAATCACCCTGGCATCGAGGTGTTGATGCTGGGTGGGCGCCTGTACAAGCACTCGATCGTGGGTGTCGGTGCGGCAACCGTGGAAGCCATAGCCCGCATCCGCGCCGACCTGTATTTCATGGGCGTGTCCAGCCTGCATCCGCAAGCGGGCATCACCACGGGAGACTATGAAGAAGCGTGCGTGAAACGCGCCCTGAGCGAGGCGTCAAGCCGCACCGTCGTGCTGGCTTCGCCGGAAAAGTTCAACACGGCTTCGCCGTTTCAAATCGTGCCCTTGAGCCAGGTCAACGATATCATCGTGCACCGCGAGGTGGACGACACCCTGGTCGCGCCCTACCGCGAGATGGGAATCAGCGTCACCCTGGCATGAAAAAAGCGGCCCGCAGGCCGCTCTCGCATGACATCTTTATTGCGGCCAAATCGATTGCAACACGGCGGCCAGGTGATAGCCGCCCTCGATCAGCTGCTGCTTCGCCAGCGCCGAGCTGGGCACGGGATAGTTGTCCGGCACCGTCAAGGTCCACACGTTATACACATCGCCCTTGCGGCTGGTCTGTTGCGTGGCGGGGCCGGCCACCACGTCCGTGAAAGCAATCTTTGACGCCGCCAGCGAGGCATCGGCCCACTGGTACGGCCAGCTGACGGGGTCGCCGCTATTGGCACTCACCACAGGTGCACTGGCGATCACGGTGCGGGCGAACTGCTGCGGCGTACGCGTACTCAGGCGGCGCATGGCGTAATCGACCACGGTCGTGTCCCAGTAGGAATGCAGGGGCTTGGTGGGCGACTTCGGATACGCGCTGGCTGGCCTGGCCGCGCCCTCTTCCGCCGGCAACGGCGCGGGAATCACGGCGTCCGACAGCGCCGTCATCTTCGCATCGTCGAGCAGCAGATCGTTGCCGCCGCGTGCGTTGAAAATGGCGACGTCGTCAATCTGCGCCTGCGTGGGGGGCACGAAAAACTGACCATCCTTGCCGAGAAACGCATTGCCCACATGCAATGGCTGGTGGATATCGCCCACCAGGTGCGTGATCAGGATCAAGGCCTCGCGCCGGCTGAAGCCGTGCGGATTGCTGGCCGCATCATCCTTGCCTTGCAATACAAGAATCGCCTGCTTGAGCGTCTGCACGATATCGTCATCGGCCGTGCCCACGCCATGGTCATGGTAGTGCGCGTTCTGGAAAGGCACGTTCGTGTAATGGTATTCGCCATGCTTGGGGTTCGCCGCCACATACGTCAGCATCTCTGGCGTTTGCGGGCCGCAATACGTGCCCTTTACGCAATCGGGCCAATTGGCGATCTTTTCCAGGCTTTCGCCAGGCAACAGCAATTGGCTGATGTGCGCCTGCGCCGCGCTACCCTTGAGCAATTGATCGGCGATGGCGCCCACGGCGCGGTGGCCGTCGTTGCCCCACGCCAGCACATTACCGGAAGCAAAAGCGGCGCCCAGCGCCAGCACGCAGAGTAATTTTTTCATGTTCACCATTACTCCTTGCCTTGCGGCGCGGCCTTGGCCGGTTTCGGATACTGCTTGTTGATGTCGATAGGCTGCGCATACGCCGAACTCCACGTCTGCTCATGCAGCGCGGCAATACGCTGTGCCATCTGCTCGTTGCGCAGCACTACTTCCAGGTTGCGCGACAGGTCGAAATAGCCGCCCGCCCAGTTGCTCGTGCCGACCCACGCCAGCTTGCCGTCAATGCTCATGGTCTTGCTGTGGATCACGCGCGCGAAGGGAATGAAACCCGTCGACGCCGTGGGAATCGTCACGATGCGGATTTCCACGTTCGGCACCAGGGCCAGGCTTTTCAGGTAGGCAATGGCAGGCGCTTCCGTGTTCCAGGCGGATACCATCAGCTTGATCTTGACGCCACGCTGAGCCGCTGCGCGCACGGCGTTGTCGATCGCGGCGTAGTACGGGCGCGTGCGGTTCGGGCCGTAGGACAAGGGCGCGTAATCGAGCAGCTGGATGCGCACTTCGCTTTTCGCTTCCGCCAGCAAGGCGGGCAAGCCCGTTTCCGAGTCGCCCACGCCGGCCGGGTTGTACGCATTCGGGCTGGCAAGCAAAAACGCGTTTTGCGCATAGTTGGCCGGCACCACCTTGCTGTTGAGCACCGTGGCACGGCTGCCTTGCGACGTCAATGCCTGGGCTTGCCAATCCTGCTCAAAGATGGCTTGCACCTGGCTCACCATGGCGGGCTCGGTGATTCTCAAGCCCGTCTCATGGATGTGCTCGAACGAGCGCCAGTCGAAATTCTGGCTGCCGATGTACGCCACCTGGCCATCGACGGCCAGGTATTTCGCGTGCACGATGCCGTTGCCCGTGATTTTATTGAAATCGATGAGGCGCAAGTCCAGGTTGGGAATCGCCTTGATCCGGGCGATGGTCGCCGCCTCCGACAGACCCACGCCCTTCTGGTCCAGCAGGAAGCGGATTTTCACGCCGCGCTGGCCCGCGGCCGTCAAACTGGCCAGCACTTTTTCAAAAGCCGTGCTCGGCTTGCTGACGGCATAGAACTGGGCGATGACGATTTCTTTCTTGGCCGAATCAAACAACTCGCTCCACACGGCAACGGGCTCGCGCAGGTCGGGATTGGTCAAGCTCGTTTCCACGGGCGAAGTGTGCACCAGCTCAAAGCCGGGAATGGTGAAATCCGCGTGGGCCGTGCCCGCGAACAGGGTAGTGACGAGCAGGGAAACAGATAAACGACGCATGGTTATTCCTTGTAAATTATTTGACGCGCACGATGCGCCCTGCCGCCGTGGCGCTGCCAGCCGGCTTGCCGCGGCGCGCGCGGGCTATCAGGTAATTGCTGAAAGCGTCGATGTCGCGCACGCCCGTGTCCAGGCGGCGCGTGCCGGCTGCCAGCACGGTAAAGCGGTCTCCGCCACCGGCGAGGAAACTGTTGGCGGCGATACGGTATTGTTGGCCGTCATCAATGGCGACGCCATTCAGCATGATACTGCCCGGCAGCACGCGCTGGCCCTGCGGCCGCGTGCTGTCCCAGCGATAGCTAAAACCTTCGGACACTTGCAGCAGATTGCCCTCGCCGGCCTCTTCGCCCGGCCATTGCTGCTCGAGCAAGGTACGAATTTGCGCACCGGAAAGACTCACGACGATCAGTGTATTGCCGAACGGTACAACTGCCTGGTTCTGGCCCACGTTCGTCATCAGGTCGGCATCTGCTTCCAGGTCCTTGCGGATGCCGCCATTGTTCATCAGGCCAATTTGCGCACCGGCAGCGCGCGCGCCAAACAGGGTGCTGTCGGCTACCAGATCGCCCAGCGGGGAAGCGCCGCCTCCCTTGGTGCTGCGGCCCACGTTCGGCACGGCGATGATGGCTATGGGACGCGACAATTCCGCCGCACTACGTTGCTTGACCGATTCCAGATAGGCTGCCACGGCCGGGTCCGGCTCATACATGCCTGGCAGCATGACGACGTTTTGCGCACTGGCATCGACGACGGCATTCTTGACAGGATCGACCTTGAGCTTGATGCGCGTCAACATGTGTCCGCCCATCTGTGCCTGCGTCACGAGGCGGCCATCGACACGGCACAGATAGCCTTGGTGGGAATGGCCGCTGATGACCAGCCCGATGGCCGGGTCGAGGCGTTTCACCACGTCGACCACTTCGCCCTTCAAATGGCTGCAATCGGGCTGGTCGACGGCTTCCTTCGTCTCGCCGCCCTGGTGCAGCAGCACAACGAACACGCCCACGCCTTGCGCGCGCAACTGCGGCAAGGTGGCGTTGATGGCGTCAGCCTCATCGCCGAACTGCAGGCCGGCAATGCCGGCAGCCGTCACCACGGACGGCGTATCTTTCAGCACGGCGCCGATCAGGCCCACCTTGACGCCATGCGCCTCTTCGATGCGGTAGGCTGGCAACAAGGACTTGCCCGTTTGCGTATCGATGACATTGGCCGCCATATAGGTGTAGCTGGCGCCTTTGAAGTCCGGCGTAAACTTGCACGCCTTGTCCGCGCGCGCGGAGTCGCAGCCGCCGCGCTGCTGGCGCAACAATTCCGCCTTGCCCTGGTCAAATTCATGGTTGCCGACCGAACTGGCCTTCATGCCCAGCATGTTCATGGCGACGATGCTCGGTTCGTCCGCCCACAGCGCCGACATGGCGGGGCTGGCACCGACCAGGTCGCCATTGCCGACAAAAATCAGCTGCGCGTCTTCGCGCCGCCACGCCGTCAGGGCTCCGGACAAAGTATCGATGCCGCCGGCCTGTACCGTCTTGCGCTCGGCATCGGCGACGCTCGTGTAGGTAAATTTGCTGCGGTCGAGATTGCCGTGAAAATCGTTCAAGGCGACCAGGTTCACTTCAATCGGGCCGCTCGGTGCAGCCTGCGGCACGGAAGCAAAATTGCTGCAACCGGACAGGATGAGGATCAGGGCCGCAGTAGCGACCGGAGTGCGTAGGAAGTGAGCCATGGAATCGATATTTTTAAAAAGGAGAAAGAGTAAAACCATCTTGTGTATAAAAAAAACGGCTGGTGTCGCCACCAGCCGTTTTTTAGTTTGCCAAGCTATAAGGCAAGGACGATATTAGAATTCGTACTTGACCGTTGCTTGCAGCGCCCATTGCGATTCGCCTTTAACTTGACGCGTTTCCAGGCTTTCCACCACAGGACGGGTGTTGTACACATACTTGCCATTTTCCATACCGGCATAGTCAACGAAGCTGCGCACTTGGCCACCGGCGCCCTGGAAGCCCACTTCATTGATACGGCCCCATTTGCGATTGAGCAGGTTACCGACGTTCAGGATGTCGAAGGTGAAGATACCCTTGTTACCCTTGAAGAAGCCCGGTACTTCCTGGCTCATGCGCACATCGAAGCTGTTGGTCCATGGAGAAAAGCTCTCGTTACGGCCGATCACGCCACCCTTGGCTTTGCGCAGGTCGCCATTGGCGTTGACCACTTTCCAGAACGCTGCCTCGTTGGCGGCGCGCGCTGCTGACGTCGCACCGGCGAACACCACTTCGCCCGAACCTGGCGCGCTAGGGATGTACATCAGGTCGTTGCCAGCCAGGCCGTCACCGTTCAAGTCGTTGTTGATGGTCCAGCTGTATGGTTTGCCGCTACGGCCTTCATAGAACAGACCGAAGGTGGTCTTGTATTCGCCGAAGAAACGTTTTTGCCAGTTGACGTTGGCGGTAAAGCGATCCTTGACCAGATAGTTCGAGTTGGACGCCACGTTTTCGTTCCGGATTGAACACGGCACGACCGCCCCAGTTCGAGCTCGAGGTCGACGACGTCAGCGGCGAAACTTCAGTGCCATCGGTGTAGGTGTACGACGAGCCCCACGACAGGCCATCACGAGTCGGGCTGCGCACCGACAGGGTCAGCACGTTCGACTCGCCCTTGTCGGTATTTTTAGCCATCAGCACCTGGCCGAAGGAGGCGTTGCTGCCAGCCTTGGTCAAGGCGCTGCAATTGGCGCCGCCGATCAGGGCGCCATTTGCATTCCAGCAAGCCGAATTGTAAGCGTTAGGACCATAGTACATTGGACGGCCATCGCTACCGGTTGCCGTTGGCGCACCCATGTTCAGCTCTTCGTAGTAAATCGCGCTCTTGGTCTGGAAACGCAGGTATTCCGCGCTGACAATCAGGCCCATCCATGGCAGCTCATGTTCGATGGCCAGGTTGGCTTTCCATACCGATGGTTGCGCCAGGTTCGGGCTCAGGGCATCGACCTTCATTGCCGGGATAACCGCTGGCACGCTCATTGGCTGCTTGGTTGGATCGGGATTGAAGAAGCCATCGGTCGTCGGACAAGTGCCGGCCGACGAGGCACAGGTAATGTTCTGGGTTGCCATACCGGTGTTTTGGTATGGATTGCCCAGCCAGACGCTCATCGCCGCACCCTGGAACAAGCCGAAGCCGCCGCGAATTTGCGTCGGACGCGCCGATTCCAGCTTGTAGTTGAAGCCAAAACGTGGCTGATACAGGTTTTCGCCGTCGATGGTATGCGAGTTATCGATACCGAAACCGCCGGTCTGACGACCGTTAGGCGTGGTACGAGCGACAGTTGCCTGTGCTGCACGCGCATTGTAGATCGGCTTTTCGCCGATGCGGGTGCCGTCGATGCGCAGGCCGGCAGTCAACGTCAGCTGCTTGTTGACTTCCCAGGTATCTTGCAGGAACAGGCCGATGTTTTTCAGCGAGAACATCGCCACGGCATCGTCCAGCGTACGGCCTGCTTGTGGCACCTGATAGGTGTACGAGCTAGGACGGCCACGGCTGAAGTTTTCCAGCACGGCTGCCTGCAATTGCGCTGCCGTGGCAGTACCGCAGTTGATGGCGCCGAACGAATAGCCAACCGTGGCGCTGCTGTTAATACAGCCGAAGGTGTAGTTACCGTTGACGTTTTGCAGGAACGCATTGTAGATGTCGTTCTTGCTGTAGTCGGTGCCGAATTTGACTTCATGGTCGCCCAGCGACCAGGTACCGGCTGCGTAGAAATCCTTGGTTTTGGTACCGAGAATGTTACGCTGACGGCTCAGTTCGGTGCCAAAGTTCAGGAAGCGGTTGCCGGTAGCCAGGCTCGAAGGTGCGCCAGCTGGCAACGCGCCGCTGAACTGCAGGCCGATTGCCGGCAGATAAGCGTTGTTGCGCGGTACGCTGTCGTAGTCGCGCGACGACACTTTGACTTCGGTCGAGAAGGTCGGGGTCCACTCGGCGGTCCATTGACCAACCAGGGTTTCCAGGCTCTTGTTCTGGTCATACCAGTACGAGCTCAGCGACAGGCCAGTGCCGGAAAAGCCGGTGTAAATCGGCTCGGACTGTTCGGTCTTGGTGTAGCGCAGCATCATGCGCTGGGTGTCGCTCAAGTTCCAGTCAAGCTTGAGCAGCTTTTCCGTCGCAGTGAATTCGGAACCCGCAGGAACTGCCGAAGTACCGGCATCGATACCGTATTTGTCCTTGGCAATAGCAATCGCGCTATCGATGGCGCCTTGGGTAATAGCAACGTTGGTCTGTGCGCTGCCGACAGGACCGAATGCTGGCGCGCCGCGCGAGCTGGTGGTTTTTTCGTAGTTAGCAAACAGGAACAGCTTGTCTTCGATCAGCGGGCCGCCCAAGGTAATACCCTTGGTGGTGTCTTTCGATTTTGGCGGTGCGTAGTAAGTGTCGTCGGTGCTGTTGTAACGGTCACCCGACATGGTGTCGTTACGGAAAGCGTAGTAGACACTGCCCTTGACCTTATTGGTGCCCGATTTGGTCACCGCGTTGACGTTCGCGCCGGTGTAGCCTTTTTGGGTGACGTCATAGTTGGCAACGTTAACCTGCACCGACTGGATCGCTTCGATCGAAATTGGCTGCTTACCGGTCGCGGTACCGGACGCTTCCAGGCCGAACGTGTCGTTCACGGCCACGCCGTCAATCGTCATCGAGTTGTAGCGCGAGTTTTGACCGGCAACGGAGATTTCACCGCGCTCTTTGTCGGTTTGCGACAGGCGTGGGTCGGCGCGGGCATAGTCTTGCAGGCTGCGCGAGATCGACGCCTGGGTAGCCAGTTCAGTCGGGCCGATATTGGTGCCGGCGCCCATGTTGTTCCGGTTGAAAACCTGATTGCGAACAGCATTGGTGCTGACTTTCACCACTTGCATGTCAGCGCCCAGCGTGGCGTCGACGTTGGCCGTTTCGGCCAGGGCGATATACACGCCTTCGCGTTTTTCAACCACGCCATTTTTGGTAATGGTGATGGTGTAAGGACCGCCCGCACGCAGGCCGCGCGCAACATAACGGCCTTCTGCATCGGTGGTCACGTTGCTGGCCGAACCGGACTCAACGTGAACGATACTGACTTGCGCGCCAGCTGCCGGCTTGCCGTCGGTGGCCGAGATACGGCCGCCAATGGAAGACGTAGTGTTCTGTGCGAACGATGGTGCCGCCGCCAGTGCAATAGACAGGCTCAACGCGATTTGCGTTAGCCGAAGTCGCTTGTGATTGATCATCTTTAACCCCAGAAAAGACTATTATTTTTGAAAATCCTGGATTGCCCACCGCCCGGCTGCGCCGCACAGCAACACAAACACAAGATCTCCTCTTTACGATGCTGCAACTGTTACGCCGGCTGGACTGGCTGCGGTCCTGACAAGACCATCACAAAACGCCGCTCCACACATCACAACTATTCCTATTCAGACAATAACGGCGGAAAAAACTGCAACCGATCCGTACAACCCAGGGCGCTAGCACCTGTGTCATTCACCCGACATGCTTACCCGGCTAACATGGCAAGCCGCGAGTGTAATTGTTAAATATTTCAAGACTGTGACACGGCGGCGAAATACAGAAGAATGTCGTCATTTAGCTGCGCGACTGTTTGTTTCATTCTGTATCTCACCTTTATTTACTGCAAATACCCATCTTCATACGATATCGCCCAGATGAATTGTGACTTTTTAATATCACCTTCATCCCACTATGCATCATCAAAAAATGGATGACAAATACGATTTTTTTTACATATTTATATTTTTAAAATATAAATAGCATAGGGTAACTAGCTGGATTGATATCGTGCTGACAGCGTCCGGGCTTATGGCGCGTGATTATAAATGAGCAATATGTACTTGAAATTGATTCATCCAGGAAATTGGACAAAGTCGTGTATCTGCCGTTAATTGTGTCGCATGGCCGCCACAAAATTAACAGAAAAACACTGCGGGGATTTGAAAAGGTAAATGGAAAACGGCCGGAATATCCGGCCGCCCTGAGAGTATCAGTTGCGAACGTCGCGCAACTTACGGTTTGTTGTTCTTGCCCACCTTGTCGGCCGCGGCAATTTGCGCTTCAAAACGGGTGAAGCGGGCATCGAGCGCTTTCAGCAAACGTTGCTTGTCCGCTTCCGCCAGGAAGGAATAGCGCAGGCTGTTGTATGACAGCTTTTTGATTTCCGCATAATCGGTCTTGTACTGGCTGGCAAACAGCACGTACTCATTCGACAAGGTATTGCGCGAGACGCCCGCGTCATCGGTGGAAA
It encodes the following:
- a CDS encoding TonB-dependent receptor: MINHKRLRLTQIALSLSIALAAAPSFAQNTTSSIGGRISATDGKPAAGAQVSIVHVESGSASNVTTDAEGRYVARGLRAGGPYTITITKNGVVEKREGVYIALAETANVDATLGADMQVVKVSTNAVRNQVFNRNNMGAGTNIGPTELATQASISRSLQDYARADPRLSQTDKERGEISVAGQNSRYNSMTIDGVAVNDTFGLEASGTATGKQPISIEAIQSVQVNVANYDVTQKGYTGANVNAVTKSGTNKVKGSVYYAFRNDTMSGDRYNSTDDTYYAPPKSKDTTKGITLGGPLIEDKLFLFANYEKTTSSRGAPAFGPVGSAQTNVAITQGAIDSAIAIAKDKYGIDAGTSAVPAGSEFTATEKLLKLDWNLSDTQRMMLRYTKTEQSEPIYTGFSGTGLSLSSYWYDQNKSLETLVGQWTAEWTPTFSTEVKVSSRDYDSVPRNNAYLPAIGLQFSGALPAGAPSSLATGNRFLNFGTELSRQRNILGTKTKDFYAAGTWSLGDHEVKFGTDYSKNDIYNAFLQNVNGNYTFGCINSSATVGYSFGAINCGTATAAQLQAAVLENFSRGRPSSYTYQVPQAGRTLDDAVAMFSLKNIGLFLQDTWEVNKQLTLTAGLRIDGTRIGEKPIYNARAAQATVARTTPNGRQTGGFGIDNSHTIDGENLYQPRFGFNYKLESARPTQIRGGFGLFQGAAMSVWLGNPYQNTGMATQNITCASSAGTCPTTDGFFNPDPTKQPMSVPAVIPAMKVDALSPNLAQPSVWKANLAIEHELPWMGLIVSAEYLRFQTKSAIYYEELNMGAPTATGSDGRPMYYGPNAYNSACWNANGALIGGANCSALTKAGSNASFGQVLMAKNTDKGESNVLTLSVRSPTRDGLSWGSSYTYTDGTEVSPLTSSTSSSNWGGRAVFNPERKRGVQLELSGQGSLYRQRQLAKTFLRRIQDHLRSVL
- a CDS encoding phospholipase D-like domain-containing protein; the encoded protein is MRRLSVSLLVTTLFAGTAHADFTIPGFELVHTSPVETSLTNPDLREPVAVWSELFDSAKKEIVIAQFYAVSKPSTAFEKVLASLTAAGQRGVKIRFLLDQKGVGLSEAATIARIKAIPNLDLRLIDFNKITGNGIVHAKYLAVDGQVAYIGSQNFDWRSFEHIHETGLRITEPAMVSQVQAIFEQDWQAQALTSQGSRATVLNSKVVPANYAQNAFLLASPNAYNPAGVGDSETGLPALLAEAKSEVRIQLLDYAPLSYGPNRTRPYYAAIDNAVRAAAQRGVKIKLMVSAWNTEAPAIAYLKSLALVPNVEIRIVTIPTASTGFIPFARVIHSKTMSIDGKLAWVGTSNWAGGYFDLSRNLEVVLRNEQMAQRIAALHEQTWSSAYAQPIDINKQYPKPAKAAPQGKE
- a CDS encoding bifunctional metallophosphatase/5'-nucleotidase, which produces MAHFLRTPVATAALILILSGCSNFASVPQAAPSGPIEVNLVALNDFHGNLDRSKFTYTSVADAERKTVQAGGIDTLSGALTAWRREDAQLIFVGNGDLVGASPAMSALWADEPSIVAMNMLGMKASSVGNHEFDQGKAELLRQQRGGCDSARADKACKFTPDFKGASYTYMAANVIDTQTGKSLLPAYRIEEAHGVKVGLIGAVLKDTPSVVTAAGIAGLQFGDEADAINATLPQLRAQGVGVFVVLLHQGGETKEAVDQPDCSHLKGEVVDVVKRLDPAIGLVISGHSHQGYLCRVDGRLVTQAQMGGHMLTRIKLKVDPVKNAVVDASAQNVVMLPGMYEPDPAVAAYLESVKQRSAAELSRPIAIIAVPNVGRSTKGGGASPLGDLVADSTLFGARAAGAQIGLMNNGGIRKDLEADADLMTNVGQNQAVVPFGNTLIVVSLSGAQIRTLLEQQWPGEEAGEGNLLQVSEGFSYRWDSTRPQGQRVLPGSIMLNGVAIDDGQQYRIAANSFLAGGGDRFTVLAAGTRRLDTGVRDIDAFSNYLIARARRGKPAGSATAAGRIVRVK
- a CDS encoding S1/P1 nuclease, with translation MKKLLCVLALGAAFASGNVLAWGNDGHRAVGAIADQLLKGSAAQAHISQLLLPGESLEKIANWPDCVKGTYCGPQTPEMLTYVAANPKHGEYHYTNVPFQNAHYHDHGVGTADDDIVQTLKQAILVLQGKDDAASNPHGFSRREALILITHLVGDIHQPLHVGNAFLGKDGQFFVPPTQAQIDDVAIFNARGGNDLLLDDAKMTALSDAVIPAPLPAEEGAARPASAYPKSPTKPLHSYWDTTVVDYAMRRLSTRTPQQFARTVIASAPVVSANSGDPVSWPYQWADASLAASKIAFTDVVAGPATQQTSRKGDVYNVWTLTVPDNYPVPSSALAKQQLIEGGYHLAAVLQSIWPQ